The genomic stretch CCAGCGCGTCTTTTGCCACGCCCATCGGCTATCAGACCAACATGCTGGTCTATGGCCCCGGCGGCTACAAATTCACCGATTTCATGCGTGTGGGCATTCCGCTGAATCTGAGCGTCGGTTTGCTGGCCTCGGCGATCATTCCGTTTTTGTGGCCGTTGTAAGGGGCCTTTAAGCGGCGTGTTGGGGGGCCACTGCACATTCATCGCAGGGAAGACAGGAACACTATGCGCAATGCGACCTATGGAATTGCACTGACCCTGATGATCGGCTGGCTGCTGTGGATCGGCAAGCCGGTGTTGCTGCCGGTGCTGGCGGCGCTGATTTCGGTCTATATCCTTCTGGCCGCAGCCCAAAGCATGCGACAGCTGCCCGTCGTGGGCCGTCTGCCGGACTGGGCGCGGCGTGCGGTGATCCTGATCGCCTTTACCCTGTTCGTGATCCTGTTGTTCATTCTGGTCCTCAACAATCTGGGGCAGGTGGCCGCCGCCTTGCCCAGCTACGAGACCAACCTTGAAAACCTGATCACCCGCAATGCCAGCCTGCTGGGCATCGAGGACGAACCGACCTGGGCCAATGTGCGCAGTGTCACGCTGGATCAGGTCGATTTCCGCTCGTGGATCGCGCCTGCGCTGTTGTCCCTGCGCGGCTTTGGCACGACGCTGTTCCTTGTGGTTCTTTACGCCAGCTTTTTCATCGCGGAGCGCGGTGCCATGGCGGGCAAGGTGGTGATGGCCATGGGCGGCGAAGAGGCGGGCAGCCGCGCGATTTCGCTGTTGTCACGGGTGAATGACCGGATCGGGCAATATCTGTTCGTCAAGACCACGCTGAATGTGATCCTGGGGGCCATCTGCTATGTCATCATGCTGCTGCTGGGCATCGAATTTGCCCTGTTCTGGGCGGTGCTGATCGCGTTCCTGAACTACATCCCCTACATTGGCTCGCTGATCGGCGTGATCTTTCCTGTCCTGCTGAGCCTTGCGCAATTCGGCACGCTCAGCATGGCGGGGGCGGTCCTGGTGGCATTGACGACGGCGCAGCTGGTGGTGGGGGCCTATCTTGAACCGCGCATGATGGGGCGGGCGTTCAACCTCAGCCCCTTTGTCGTGCTGCTGGCGCTGGCGTTCTGGAGCACGCTGTGGGGGCTGGCCGGCGCCTTGCTGGCGGTGCCGCTGACGGCAAGTCTGGTGATCGTTCTGGCGGAAATCCAGTCGGCGCGCCCCATTGCCGTTTTGCTGTCGGCCAACGGCAAGGTCTGAAAACGCGGGGCGTCCTTTGACCAGACGTCAGAGCGCGCGCACAGGCCGCCGCCTTGGCAGTCGCGCAGCCAGCGACAGGATCAACCGGCGCTGATCCGTGATATGGCGTTCAAAGACCTGCGCAAAGACCAGCCCGACCGTGATTGATCCGACAACCAGCAACCCGTCGCGGGCCAGTGTCTCGGCAGGAAAGGCCGCGTCGATCAGGTGCAGCATCGGATAATGCGTCACATAGATTGAAAAGCTGGCACCGGCCCACCAGCGCACGCGGGGGTGGGCGCGTTGGTAGCCTTGCAGCAAGCGAGCCATGCCCATGATGTGCACGACAGCCATGCCACCCAGCAATGCGTTCCAGATAAATTCGTCGGAAAAGGCCAGAAGCGCGCGATAGTTCAGCGGCGCGACCGCCTCTGCCGTCATCGCCGCCAGCGTATCGGGCACGTCGGCCCATTGGCACAGCACATACAGAACCGGCCCCGCGCAGGCCAACACCCGTGCAGATCCCGGCGACAGGCGGTCTGCCTTGCCTGCGGCCACCCAATGCCACAGCCAGACCCCCATCAGCCAGGCCGGCATCAGCAACAGCACACGCGGCCCGATGATCAGCACCAACAGGGTCAGCACAGCCAATCTGCGCGCGCCGCCCAGAAAAAACGCGGCGGCGAACAGCGCGTAATAGCCCGCTTCATAGCTCAGCGACCACAGCGGCCCGTTCGACCCCAGCCGGATGCGTTCGAACGGGCCCCATTCATTCGACATCGACAAACCGCGCCCCAGCATTTCGCCCAGCGAGGCG from Pseudosulfitobacter sp. DSM 107133 encodes the following:
- a CDS encoding AI-2E family transporter; translated protein: MRNATYGIALTLMIGWLLWIGKPVLLPVLAALISVYILLAAAQSMRQLPVVGRLPDWARRAVILIAFTLFVILLFILVLNNLGQVAAALPSYETNLENLITRNASLLGIEDEPTWANVRSVTLDQVDFRSWIAPALLSLRGFGTTLFLVVLYASFFIAERGAMAGKVVMAMGGEEAGSRAISLLSRVNDRIGQYLFVKTTLNVILGAICYVIMLLLGIEFALFWAVLIAFLNYIPYIGSLIGVIFPVLLSLAQFGTLSMAGAVLVALTTAQLVVGAYLEPRMMGRAFNLSPFVVLLALAFWSTLWGLAGALLAVPLTASLVIVLAEIQSARPIAVLLSANGKV
- a CDS encoding acyltransferase — protein: MTRGLSIWLDALRVLATIVVVLSHVAYPRFTRGDYIVIRELNLGSDSVILFFVISGLVIAYAAQRDASLPRFAFNRITRLLSVLAPALLLTFALDQIGRHLGPEAYTSFYNPASLGEMLGRGLSMSNEWGPFERIRLGSNGPLWSLSYEAGYYALFAAAFFLGGARRLAVLTLLVLIIGPRVLLLMPAWLMGVWLWHWVAAGKADRLSPGSARVLACAGPVLYVLCQWADVPDTLAAMTAEAVAPLNYRALLAFSDEFIWNALLGGMAVVHIMGMARLLQGYQRAHPRVRWWAGASFSIYVTHYPMLHLIDAAFPAETLARDGLLVVGSITVGLVFAQVFERHITDQRRLILSLAARLPRRRPVRAL